CGGCTCAAGCATCGGCTGCCCAGCGCCAAATAATCTCACGCACACAGCCTCCACGCAAATGACCCCGGGACGGTCCTACCGCTTCCCGGGGTCGTTCGTCATGCGGCACTCTTCCCGTGCTCAGGATTCCCGCTCCAGAAGAGCCACGCACTCCACATGCGCCGTATGTGGAAACTGATCCACCGTGATCAGCCGCTTCGGAACATAGCCCAATTCCGCGGCATCCCGCGCCAGAGCGGGCGGATCACAGCTCACCGCCACCACGCGGGAGGGGGCCATGCGCCGCAACGCCTGCACCAATGGCGCGGACATGCCGCCACGCGGCGGATCACACACCACCACGTCGGCTTGCGGAAGCCGCAATTCCTCTTCCTTGTCGCCGTCCAAATCCCGCACCTCAAAGGTACAGTTCTCCAGACCATTGACCTCGGCGTTACGCAGGGCGTCCTCCACGGCCGCAGGCACCACCTCCAGCCCGGTGACCTTTCGGGCATGGTCGGCCAGGGTCAACGCAAATCCACCGGCACCGCAATAGAGATCGAGCACATGCTCGTTGCCGCCCAGTCCGGCAAATTCCAGCACTGTGCGGCAGAGGATTCCAGCCGTTTCGGTATTGGGCTGAAAAAACGCGTCCGCGGAAATATGGAACCGCAATTCCCGGGAACCTGTGGACAGCCGCTCCAACAAACGCGGCCGCCCCAGCGACATGACCCGGCGTTCGCCGAACGCCAGTTCCAGACCGCTTTTCCGGGTGGAATGCACAAAACCGTCCGCCCCCATTTCGGCCGTAAGATATTCTCCCAACGCCTTGGCCGCATCATGCTTGGCCTTATCCGGCGTGGTAATCAGATGCACGAGCTTCCGGCCGTCCGCCTCGCTGCGGCGCACCACCAGGTGTCGCCAGTATCCTTTACGATTCCGGGGCGACCAGGACGGGATGTTCGTCTCCCGGCAAAACTCCGCGGCCTCGCGCACCAAAGCAATGGCATCATCATGCATGAGCCGGCAGCCAGGCACATCCACCACCTCTTTCGCGCCGCGCCGACGCAAGCCCAGCACCAGGTTGTCCCCCTGTCCGGTAAACGCGAATTCCATTTTATTGCGGTAGCCTTGAATTCGGGGCGACCCCACAGGCTCGAGCACCTCTTGGAATTCCAATCCGCC
The DNA window shown above is from Paucidesulfovibrio gracilis DSM 16080 and carries:
- the rlmD gene encoding 23S rRNA (uracil(1939)-C(5))-methyltransferase RlmD encodes the protein MQKDTIIECDIESLAYGGRGVARVDGRVVFVERALPGQTVKARLVKVKKRFAEAVLEAVTERSPEQAEPFCRHFGECGGCLHQDLAYDAQLREKHAQVRDAMERLGGLEFQEVLEPVGSPRIQGYRNKMEFAFTGQGDNLVLGLRRRGAKEVVDVPGCRLMHDDAIALVREAAEFCRETNIPSWSPRNRKGYWRHLVVRRSEADGRKLVHLITTPDKAKHDAAKALGEYLTAEMGADGFVHSTRKSGLELAFGERRVMSLGRPRLLERLSTGSRELRFHISADAFFQPNTETAGILCRTVLEFAGLGGNEHVLDLYCGAGGFALTLADHARKVTGLEVVPAAVEDALRNAEVNGLENCTFEVRDLDGDKEEELRLPQADVVVCDPPRGGMSAPLVQALRRMAPSRVVAVSCDPPALARDAAELGYVPKRLITVDQFPHTAHVECVALLERES